The proteins below come from a single Mya arenaria isolate MELC-2E11 chromosome 6, ASM2691426v1 genomic window:
- the LOC128238877 gene encoding G1/S-specific cyclin-D2-like has product MDLMCIETDAPRRAYEDPVLIQDSRVLQNLLALEDRYQPNPNYFKCVQTDIKRYMRKMVAQWMLEVCDEQRCEEEVFPLSMNYLDRFLSVCDTSRTRLQLLGAACMFIASKLKETCPIAAEKLVIYTDHSISFSMLMDMESLLLSKLKWDLSAVTPHDFLEQILSRLSLDRHDMDVIKKHAQTFVALCATDCKFMMYPPSMIAAGSVGAAIHGLSNVQHLDLKLLQKLHEITGIELDCLRGCQEQIEQTLAVNLSTMAPSSSGLEETSASKLDHTSSLTHTPQHEHLKEQPTTPTDVQDIHFD; this is encoded by the exons ATGGATTTGATGTGTATTGAGACTGACGCTCCGAGGAGGGCTTACGAAGATCCTGTTCTAATACAAGACAGTCGTGTTTTGCAGAATTTGCTAGCACTGGAAGACAGATACCAACCAAatccaaattattttaaatgtgttcagACAGACATTAAAAGATACATGCGAAAGATGGTCGCCCAATGGATGTTAGAG GTTTGCGACGAACAGAGGTGTGAAGAAGAGGTGTTTCCATTATCAATGAACTATTTGGATAGATTTCTCTCAGTGTGTGATACATCAAGAACTAGACTTCAACTGCTTGGTGCAGCGTGCATGTTTATAGCATCAAAATTAAAAGAGACATGTCCAATAGCAGCGGAAAAACTTGTGATATATACGGACcattcaatatcattttcaatgttaATG GATATGGAATCATTACTGTTAAGCAAATTAAAGTGGGACCTTTCTGCAGTGACACCACATGACTTTTTAGAACAAATATTAAGTAGACTTTCCTTAGATAGACATGATATGGACGTGATTAAAAAACATGCTCAGACGTTTGTGGCTTTATGTGCAACag ACTGCAAGTTCATGATGTATCCACCATCTATGATCGCAGCTGGCAGTGTAGGGGCCGCAATCCATGGGTTGAGTAACGTCCAACATCTTGACCTGAAGCTGCTGCAAAAACTGCACGAAATCACAGGCATTGAATTG GACTGTCTTCGTGGTTGCCAAGAACAAATAGAACAGACTCTAGCAGTGAATTTGTCTACGATGGCGCCCTCAAGTTCGGGGCTCGAGGAGACTTCGGCATCAAAACTGGACCACACAAGCTCACTCACACATACACCCcaacatgaacatttgaaagAACAGCCAACAACGCCCACTGATGTTCAGGATATTCATTTCGACTAG